The Fragaria vesca subsp. vesca linkage group LG2, FraVesHawaii_1.0, whole genome shotgun sequence genome includes a window with the following:
- the LOC101313094 gene encoding uncharacterized protein LOC101313094, with amino-acid sequence MVDEAGLARRLWIKFKHDSVFALYSPFFVSLASATLDSQTFRHFVSQDRHFLKAFALAYKMAEDCAGDDDDKVGIRALRKRVVQRLQLHDKLMQEWGLEVPDEGVSNDATTKYTDFLLATASGKVEGERVLGKIATPFEKTKLAAYTLAAVAPFIRLYAHISNEIQGILDPDDNGHIYKRWIDSFSSKDFEATALENEEMLDKLSIYLTGEELEILEKLYHQAMKLEVDFIFNSGLPIPQKDVVPLSRVHDFTDCHLTILCDFDLACTAFDSSAILAEIAIRTVPKTESHGSETQLVRLSSADLKSTWDILSTQYTEEFEQCVETIVTSEKVEGFRYEDLCKALEQLAEFERKANERVVQSGVLKGLSLEDIKRAGQALILQDGCRSFFQKTLKNENLKTDVHVLSYCWCSDLIASAFSSGDLNVLTVHSNELAYEELVTTGEIIKKLESPLEKLQAFNGILKGPCKSIEEEHKNLTVYIGGSVGDFLCLLQADIGIVIGSSSSLRRLGDHFGVSFVPLFSGLVKRQRNLAADEEGFSKWKPLSGTLYTVSSWAEIHAFILGT; translated from the exons ATGGTGGACGAAGCAGGCCTCGCACGGCGGCTCTGGATCAAGTTCAAACACGACTCCGTCTTCGCTCTCTACTCTCCCTTCTTCGTCAGCCTCGCCTCCGCCACTCTCGACTCTCAAACCTTCCGCCATTTCGTCTCCCAGGACCGCCATTTCCTCAAGGCCTTTGCTCTTGC GTACAAAATGGCGGAGGATTGCGCCGGCGACGACGACGACAAAGTCGGGATACGCGCTTTGAGGAAGCGCGTGGTCCAGAGGCTTCAATTGCACGATAAGCTAATGCAG GAATGGGGACTTGAAGTGCCGGATGAGGGTGTTTCTAATGATGCAACAACCAAATACACAGATTTCTTGCTTGCAACAGCATCAGGGAAGGTTGAAGGAGAAAGAGTTCTGGGTAAAATTGCTACACCATTTGAAAAGACAAAACTTGCTGCTTATACGCTTGCTGCTGTTGCTCCTTTTATAAGACTCTATGCACATATTAGCAATGAGATTCAGGGTATTCTGGATCCTGATGATAATGGTCACATCTACAAGAGGTGGATAGACAGTTTTTCGTCTAAAGATTTTGAG GCTACAGCTTTAGAAAATGAAGAGATGCTAGATAAGCTTAGCATTTATCTGACTGGAGAGGAGCTTGAGATTTTAGAGAAGCTGTATCATCAAGCCATGAAACTCGAAGTAGATTTCATCTTTAATAGTGGACTGCCAATTCCTCAGAAAGATGTAGTCCCTTTGTCTCGGGTGCATGACTTTACCGACTGCCATCTTACCATACTCTGTGACTTTGACTTGGCATGCACTGCTTTTGATTCCTCTGCCATATTAGCAGAGATTGCCATAAGAACTGTACCGAAGACTGAATCTCATGGATCTGAAACCCAACTTGTACGGTTGTCTTCAGCGGACTTGAAGAGCACATGGGATATTCTTTCCACCCAATATACAGAAGAGTTTGAACAGTGTGTAGAAACAATCGTGACCAGTGAGAAAG TGGAAGGATTTCGTTATGAAGATCTATGCAAAGCCCTTGAACAACTTGCGGAGTTTGAGAGAAAGGCAAATGAAAGGGTGGTTCAGTCAGGAGTACTAAAGGGTTTAAGTTTGGAGGATATAAAACGCGCTGGCCAGGCTCTCATTCTTCAGGATGGTTGTAGAAGCTTCTTTCAGAAGACTTTGAAGAATGAAAACCTGAAAACTGATGTTCATGTACTTTCATACTGCTGGTGTAGTGACCTCATTGCATCAGCTTTTTCTTCAG GAGATCTAAATGTCTTGACTGTACATTCGAATGAATTGGCTTATGAGGAATTGGTTACCACTGGAGAGATTATTAAGAAGTTGGAGTCTCCGTTGGAAAAACTTCAAGCTTTCAATGGCATCCTAAAGGGTCCCTGCAAGAGTATAGAAGAAGAGCACAAGAACTTAACAGTTTACATTGGAGGATCGGTGGGCGACTTTCTTTGTCTGCTTCAAGCAGATATTGGTATCGTAATTGGCTCGAGTTCATCCCTAAGGAGACTAGGTGATCATTTTGGAGTTTCTTTTGTCCCATTGTTCTCTGGCTTGGTGAAGAGACAAAGAAACCTTGCTGCCGATGAAGAAGGTTTTTCTAAATGGAAACCACTGTCTGGCACTCTGTACACAGTCTCTAGCTGGGCAGAAATACACGCATTCATTTTAGGTACATGA